In Saccharolobus solfataricus, a genomic segment contains:
- the csaX gene encoding type I-A CRISPR-associated protein CsaX gives MEVPLYNIFGDNYVIQVATEAGNATIYNNKVEIEDDELRNVLNLAYKIAKNNEDAAAERRGKAKKKKGEEGETATSNLIIPLSGNDKNPWSETLKCYNFPTTVALSDVFKNFSQVNECEEVSAPSFVKPEFYEFGRSPGMVERARRVKLEVEPHYLIIAAAGWVLTRLGKAKVSEGDYVGVNVFTTTRGILYSLIQNVNGIIPGIKPETAFGLWIARKVVSSVTNPTVSVVRIYTMSDAIGQNPTTINGGFSIDLTKLLEKKDLLTERLEAIARNALSISSNMREIARNALSISSNMRERYIVLANYIYEYLTGSKRLEDLLYFANRDLIMNLNSNDEKVRDLKLISSYVNGELMKGEE, from the coding sequence ATGGAGGTTCCACTCTATAATATATTTGGAGATAATTACGTAATCCAAGTTGCAACGGAAGCAGGGAATGCAACAATATACAATAATAAGGTGGAAATAGAGGATGACGAGTTAAGAAACGTATTGAACTTAGCCTATAAAATAGCTAAAAACAATGAAGATGCGGCAGCGGAGAGGAGAGGTAAGGCGAAAAAGAAAAAGGGAGAAGAAGGGGAGACCGCTACTTCAAACTTAATTATACCTTTAAGTGGAAATGACAAGAACCCTTGGTCAGAAACGTTAAAATGTTATAATTTCCCCACAACCGTAGCTCTATCGGATGTCTTTAAGAACTTCTCGCAAGTGAATGAGTGTGAAGAAGTTAGCGCACCGTCCTTTGTGAAGCCTGAGTTTTATGAATTTGGAAGATCACCGGGAATGGTGGAGAGAGCTAGGAGGGTGAAACTGGAGGTAGAGCCACATTACTTAATTATAGCAGCTGCTGGTTGGGTTTTAACTAGATTAGGAAAGGCTAAGGTTAGTGAGGGTGATTACGTAGGAGTAAACGTATTCACTACAACAAGGGGTATTCTCTACAGTTTGATTCAGAACGTTAACGGCATTATACCGGGCATAAAGCCGGAGACTGCCTTTGGACTTTGGATAGCTAGAAAGGTGGTAAGTAGTGTTACTAATCCCACCGTTAGTGTGGTAAGAATTTACACCATGTCTGATGCTATTGGACAGAATCCTACTACAATAAACGGAGGCTTCTCCATAGACTTAACTAAATTATTGGAAAAGAAGGATCTGTTGACTGAAAGGTTAGAGGCAATAGCTAGGAATGCGTTAAGTATAAGCAGCAATATGAGAGAAATAGCTAGGAATGCGTTAAGTATAAGCAGCAATATGAGAGAAAGGTATATTGTTCTAGCAAATTACATTTACGAGTATTTAACTGGCTCTAAAAGGCTCGAGGACTTGCTATATTTCGCAAATAGGGACTTAATTATGA
- a CDS encoding CRISPR-associated endonuclease Cas3'', with translation MIKPCAYEKQGLIDHAIGSYKVLHDKISESYYKVISRRLERYGIVLDLNGVKEIVKDVVVLHDMGKAGEYYQNQFDDNCNPLKSNPLKSRFSFIYHELGSALFFYNDYEPINVEKAEEVRSLLTLAVINHLNAIRGISDYLLNRFPDNFDEEMIKLSKYGSILLENLRGIISKSLKVRDYSFTDYHDMLYAFSKKSDKYLKLYNLFLAPIMLGDNLDSSLVRNNGSKTRFVGILEGELNGGSTL, from the coding sequence TTGATCAAGCCTTGTGCTTATGAGAAGCAAGGTTTAATTGATCACGCGATTGGTTCTTATAAGGTCTTACATGATAAAATAAGTGAGTCCTATTATAAGGTTATATCAAGGAGATTGGAGAGATATGGAATAGTTCTTGATCTAAACGGTGTTAAGGAAATAGTTAAGGACGTTGTTGTACTTCATGATATGGGAAAAGCCGGGGAATATTACCAAAATCAGTTTGATGATAATTGTAATCCCCTAAAGAGTAATCCCCTAAAGAGTAGATTCTCTTTCATATATCACGAACTCGGTTCGGCTCTATTTTTCTATAACGATTATGAACCTATTAACGTTGAGAAGGCGGAGGAAGTTAGGTCTTTGTTGACTTTAGCTGTTATAAATCACTTGAATGCAATTAGGGGGATATCTGACTATTTATTAAATAGGTTTCCAGACAATTTTGATGAAGAGATGATAAAGCTTAGTAAGTACGGGAGTATTTTGCTGGAAAACTTGAGAGGCATTATTTCTAAAAGTTTAAAAGTTAGGGATTATAGTTTTACTGATTATCACGATATGCTGTATGCATTTTCTAAGAAGAGCGATAAGTATTTAAAGTTATATAATCTTTTTTTAGCCCCCATAATGTTGGGGGATAATTTAGATAGTAGTCTAGTTCGAAATAATGGAAGTAAAACTAGATTTGTTGGCATATTGGAGGGTGAATTGAATGGAGGTTCCACTCTATAA
- the cas3 gene encoding CRISPR-associated helicase Cas3': MSSLVDFYNDLIARQGFEERKGIEETLRYLENGHNVILKAPTGYGKTTLTMILANAVSSNIDIGSRVIHVLPYRAIVQDLYLKLKKYADKGIIYTKSIGAQDMDYHDSPFFMKKVNVTTLDTFILNLFKLPTIDFKLIFKNYGSHYEFPRALIYSSIVIFDEFHLLGEDGKSLGAGLSAIEVLSDAGVPIVVTSATIDKGLERVLMDKLGKSGKVVYASDFKIDRKIYVNELEKDEISIADEKVKEGKRVLLVYNTRMGAIEAYWKLKERGLSPILIHSKFSKKDRIDKVNKINDAKLVVSTQVIEAGIDTSFDVLITEACPSHNLIQRAGRVARYGKGGKGKLEGEVYIFPFSGKVYNEGEVKETMKRVRKLKTIDESLLIERDYTKEIDSILARDLSVIDNSVFVDYKKVKSLYENICSITRETSIILGFPPNSDNVDDAIPLTEEEAIKIIKSKGSSAFVGNSNIKLYAGKCLQLEMIKNDILGVRIQDYNSEIGGVY; encoded by the coding sequence ATGTCGTCTTTAGTTGACTTCTATAACGATTTAATTGCTCGTCAAGGGTTTGAGGAGAGGAAGGGTATTGAGGAGACTTTACGATATTTGGAGAACGGACATAATGTTATACTTAAGGCTCCAACTGGTTACGGTAAAACAACGTTAACAATGATCTTAGCTAATGCCGTTAGTAGTAATATTGACATAGGGAGTAGAGTTATACACGTATTGCCGTATAGGGCTATTGTGCAGGATTTATATTTAAAGCTGAAAAAATACGCTGATAAAGGGATAATTTACACTAAGAGCATAGGAGCTCAAGATATGGATTATCATGATTCGCCTTTTTTCATGAAGAAAGTTAACGTTACGACTCTAGATACTTTTATTCTCAATTTATTTAAATTACCTACTATTGATTTTAAGTTAATTTTTAAAAATTACGGTTCTCATTATGAGTTCCCTAGGGCGTTGATATATAGTAGTATTGTAATATTTGATGAATTTCACTTATTAGGTGAGGACGGTAAGAGTTTAGGAGCTGGTCTTAGTGCCATAGAGGTTTTAAGTGATGCGGGTGTTCCAATAGTAGTTACTTCAGCGACCATAGATAAGGGGTTGGAGAGGGTTTTAATGGATAAATTAGGTAAGAGCGGAAAGGTCGTTTACGCGAGTGATTTTAAAATCGACAGAAAGATATACGTTAATGAATTGGAAAAGGATGAGATTTCCATTGCTGATGAAAAGGTAAAAGAGGGTAAAAGGGTTCTCCTAGTTTACAATACGAGAATGGGGGCAATTGAAGCTTACTGGAAGTTAAAGGAAAGGGGATTATCTCCTATTCTGATTCACAGTAAGTTCAGTAAAAAGGATAGGATAGATAAGGTGAATAAGATAAATGATGCAAAGTTGGTAGTTTCAACTCAAGTCATAGAGGCTGGTATTGATACTTCTTTTGACGTTTTAATAACTGAAGCTTGTCCATCTCATAATCTGATTCAAAGGGCTGGTAGGGTTGCGAGATATGGTAAGGGAGGAAAAGGGAAGTTGGAGGGTGAGGTTTACATTTTCCCATTTAGTGGAAAGGTTTATAATGAGGGTGAGGTTAAGGAGACCATGAAAAGGGTAAGGAAATTGAAGACTATTGATGAGAGTTTGCTTATTGAAAGGGATTACACTAAGGAAATTGACTCAATATTAGCTAGGGATCTATCTGTAATAGACAACTCTGTGTTCGTGGACTATAAAAAGGTGAAGTCGCTGTATGAGAATATTTGTTCTATAACTAGGGAGACAAGTATTATATTGGGATTTCCGCCAAACAGTGATAACGTTGATGATGCCATACCCTTAACTGAGGAGGAGGCGATAAAAATAATAAAGAGCAAGGGAAGTTCTGCGTTTGTGGGCAATAGTAATATTAAACTATATGCTGGGAAATGCCTTCAGCTGGAAATGATAAAGAATGATATTTTAGGGGTTAGGATTCAAGATTATAATAGTGAAATAGGTGGTGTGTATTGA
- the cas5a gene encoding type I-A CRISPR-associated protein Cas5a, with protein sequence MIYSKVFLKLHWGFSVVKPLAAKAKPGFYLPPPTTLIGALSYGKFRGVDNINLGNVYGSPAYNFRNIMATARLESEGVYTEDIIRNVISYFQRKERRENPRYIYGVIPTGKVYIPNGRLVVVYVTDSISKEELEKLCWSITRIGCKECLASVENVEVGEAKKVSGRVKTRYYFRDTVKVVGRKEFLEYVTFWEENGYIWGKEGSPVRYILPITTYPLASKEVEVEAKEAYEVGGEYVVFS encoded by the coding sequence TTGATCTACTCTAAGGTTTTTTTAAAACTTCATTGGGGGTTTTCCGTAGTTAAGCCTTTAGCTGCTAAGGCGAAGCCAGGTTTCTATTTACCGCCTCCTACTACGCTGATTGGAGCCTTATCTTACGGTAAATTTAGGGGAGTGGATAATATTAATTTAGGTAATGTTTACGGTAGTCCTGCATATAATTTTAGGAATATTATGGCTACTGCTAGATTGGAGTCTGAGGGAGTTTACACTGAGGACATTATTAGGAACGTTATATCATATTTTCAACGTAAAGAGAGGAGGGAGAATCCGAGATATATTTACGGGGTGATCCCCACTGGTAAAGTATATATACCCAACGGTCGGTTAGTTGTGGTTTACGTAACTGATTCCATCAGTAAGGAGGAGTTGGAGAAACTCTGCTGGAGTATAACTAGGATAGGATGTAAGGAGTGTTTAGCAAGTGTGGAGAACGTTGAAGTCGGTGAGGCTAAAAAGGTTTCGGGTAGGGTAAAAACTAGATACTATTTCAGAGATACAGTGAAGGTAGTAGGTAGGAAGGAGTTTTTGGAATACGTTACTTTCTGGGAAGAGAATGGGTATATATGGGGGAAGGAAGGGTCACCGGTAAGGTACATTTTACCGATAACTACTTATCCCTTAGCTAGTAAGGAGGTTGAAGTTGAGGCTAAGGAAGCCTATGAGGTCGGCGGGGAATATGTCGTCTTTAGTTGA
- the cas7a gene encoding type I-A CRISPR-associated protein Cas7/Csa2, producing the protein MISGSVRFLVNLESLNGVESIGNLTKHRTAPVVLKTSTGYLVRYVPVISGEALAHAYQASLVDIAKKEGLPVGSLSSQYEFIKFSTDEALKIEGIKEPKDYNDARRFEVEVMLKDVIADVGGFMYAGGAPVRRTSRIKLGYMIPALRGDEIPAQLEAQFHVRFSNKPVSGSQAIFNVEVSSALYTFSFELDEDLIAVPSTFGEKVKGEEELERQKAKRVKSAIKALYSLLSGNFGGKRSRFLPSMKLMSLVVTKTDFPFMPEPAHDDDYIKTTIMRLGKAKGVLNGNLAKAYVINNEGIEVGEGVTVLSTVEDLVVKLEEE; encoded by the coding sequence ATGATAAGCGGTTCAGTTAGGTTTTTGGTAAATCTAGAGTCACTGAACGGTGTTGAGAGTATAGGAAATTTAACCAAGCACAGAACTGCTCCGGTTGTGTTAAAGACTTCAACTGGTTATCTAGTGAGATATGTCCCAGTGATTTCTGGGGAAGCCTTAGCCCATGCCTATCAAGCGAGTCTAGTGGACATTGCTAAAAAGGAGGGGTTACCAGTAGGTAGTTTATCTTCTCAATACGAGTTCATAAAGTTCTCAACTGATGAGGCGTTAAAGATTGAAGGGATAAAGGAGCCTAAGGATTACAACGATGCGAGGAGGTTCGAGGTAGAGGTTATGCTTAAGGACGTTATCGCTGATGTTGGAGGTTTCATGTACGCCGGAGGTGCTCCGGTAAGAAGGACGTCGAGGATAAAGTTAGGTTATATGATACCGGCTTTAAGGGGAGATGAAATACCTGCACAACTGGAAGCGCAATTTCATGTGAGGTTTTCAAATAAGCCAGTTAGCGGTTCTCAAGCTATCTTCAACGTGGAAGTATCCTCTGCTCTCTACACGTTTTCGTTTGAACTTGACGAAGATTTGATAGCAGTTCCATCAACTTTTGGGGAAAAGGTTAAAGGTGAAGAGGAGTTAGAGAGGCAAAAGGCTAAAAGGGTGAAGTCTGCAATTAAAGCCCTTTACTCTTTGCTATCAGGTAATTTCGGAGGGAAGAGGTCTAGGTTTTTACCATCCATGAAGTTGATGTCTTTAGTGGTGACAAAGACCGATTTCCCATTCATGCCAGAACCGGCACACGATGATGATTACATTAAGACCACTATTATGAGGTTAGGGAAGGCTAAAGGTGTGCTGAACGGAAATTTGGCTAAGGCGTATGTGATTAACAACGAGGGGATAGAAGTGGGTGAAGGGGTTACAGTACTGTCAACTGTTGAGGACTTAGTAGTTAAATTAGAGGAAGAGTAG
- the csa5 gene encoding type I-A CRISPR-associated protein Csa5 codes for MAQKSEKENIIGRIANLLAVGFLYSESPTLVDRFANALSKEAVTKVLYDVQRIVQMGIDRSEIATTTITIQGKDYPAQGKDYPAVNVNSSGAKYTVVGYLPTSQDIEDFLRMIEEDVYYARKAGALAMSIANRIKLGSKQSKSEQGGEKK; via the coding sequence ATGGCTCAGAAATCGGAGAAGGAAAACATCATAGGAAGGATAGCGAACTTACTGGCTGTGGGCTTCCTATATAGTGAGTCTCCAACGTTAGTGGATAGATTTGCTAACGCATTGTCTAAAGAGGCTGTAACTAAAGTTCTATATGACGTTCAAAGGATTGTGCAAATGGGCATTGATAGGAGTGAGATAGCGACTACTACAATTACGATTCAAGGAAAGGATTATCCTGCTCAAGGAAAGGACTATCCTGCAGTTAACGTGAATTCAAGTGGGGCTAAGTATACTGTAGTTGGCTATCTACCAACTAGTCAAGATATAGAAGACTTTCTTAGAATGATTGAGGAAGACGTGTACTACGCTAGGAAGGCTGGTGCACTAGCCATGAGTATAGCAAATAGAATTAAGTTAGGTAGTAAACAGAGTAAGAGTGAGCAAGGTGGTGAGAAGAAATGA
- the csa3 gene encoding CRISPR-associated CARF protein Csa3, whose amino-acid sequence MILILTLGFDEKFQYRALMRQGKNVDKVIIIGGFEEEKAKKALESLVNFLRTVNVPFEIVEVDPRDFENVIENVGKVIVNNAGKDFMVNLSGGMRLMILAVFSAFLLTGIDATIEIETEDLTKVYYFRVSDVTSPSLFLTKAHLTILKAIKDGYSSANMISKTTGIPLTTTWRRLNELRKEKFIDEFNKLTIKGEILLKIYGF is encoded by the coding sequence ATGATATTGATTTTGACACTTGGATTCGATGAAAAGTTTCAGTATCGTGCATTGATGAGGCAAGGTAAGAATGTTGATAAAGTTATTATTATTGGGGGTTTTGAGGAAGAGAAGGCTAAGAAGGCATTAGAGTCTCTCGTTAATTTTCTGAGAACTGTTAACGTTCCTTTTGAGATTGTTGAAGTTGATCCTAGGGACTTTGAAAACGTTATTGAGAATGTTGGCAAAGTTATTGTAAATAATGCAGGGAAGGACTTCATGGTTAACTTGAGCGGAGGGATGAGACTAATGATATTAGCTGTTTTTTCCGCCTTTTTATTGACTGGAATAGACGCTACTATAGAGATAGAGACTGAGGACTTAACTAAGGTTTATTATTTTAGGGTAAGCGATGTCACTTCACCTTCACTATTCTTAACTAAGGCTCACTTGACAATATTAAAGGCTATTAAGGATGGATATTCTTCCGCTAATATGATAAGTAAGACCACGGGAATTCCCCTAACTACTACTTGGAGGAGGTTGAATGAGTTGAGGAAAGAAAAATTTATTGATGAGTTCAATAAATTAACCATAAAGGGTGAGATTTTATTGAAAATCTATGGGTTCTAA
- the csa3 gene encoding CRISPR-associated protein Csa3 → MKSYFVTMGFNETFLLRLLNETSAQKEDSLVIVVPSPIVSGTRAAIESLRAQISRLNYPPPRIYEIEITDFNLALSKILDIILTLPEPIISDLTMGMRMINTLILLGIIVSRKRFTVYVRDEGGGSRVISFNDNTIRALMRDYSREEMKLLNVLYETKGTGITELAKMLDKSEKTLINKIAELKKFGILTQKGKDRKVELNELGLNVIKLNKSVIESSKSSEELVKENKGKEVNIPY, encoded by the coding sequence ATGAAGTCCTATTTTGTCACCATGGGATTTAATGAAACTTTTCTGTTAAGGCTTCTAAATGAAACCTCGGCACAGAAAGAAGATAGCCTCGTAATCGTTGTTCCCTCTCCAATTGTCTCTGGAACTAGGGCTGCAATAGAGAGCTTAAGAGCTCAAATTTCCAGGTTAAACTACCCTCCTCCAAGGATTTACGAAATAGAGATAACCGACTTCAATTTGGCACTCTCCAAGATCCTAGATATCATTTTGACTTTGCCAGAGCCGATAATAAGTGACTTAACTATGGGAATGAGGATGATAAATACTTTAATTCTCTTAGGGATTATTGTGAGTAGGAAGAGGTTCACGGTTTACGTTAGGGACGAGGGTGGGGGTAGTAGAGTTATTTCATTTAATGATAATACTATAAGGGCTTTGATGAGAGATTATAGCAGAGAGGAGATGAAGCTCCTTAATGTACTCTATGAAACGAAAGGAACCGGAATAACGGAGTTAGCTAAAATGTTGGATAAGAGCGAGAAGACTTTGATAAATAAAATAGCTGAGTTAAAGAAATTCGGTATTTTGACCCAGAAAGGTAAAGATAGAAAGGTTGAACTAAACGAGTTGGGATTAAACGTCATCAAACTGAATAAGAGTGTTATAGAAAGTAGTAAAAGTAGTGAGGAGCTAGTTAAAGAAAATAAGGGAAAAGAAGTTAACATACCTTATTAG
- a CDS encoding ISH3-like element ISC1359 family transposase, with product MKHENTTKPAKFNRDFARSALKIIYSVLTKILFPEELLSALLKASGSYLSRLGKDGRRALRKLNAVQVEDVRDALRKMGRMTLRGVRDRRVAVDFHAIPQYHADKSFLSRIKPTKGTSWGLVQAAIFLLGRTRSFLDVIPVTVKNVAEGFKAVMEVIVKELEEDKLRLVMVFADREFAVNEVIRFLLELGLDFVISAKAQMYKKYKGMLQDVDVSFSGVRYTGFLCVRHGSGAYLIILRKEDGKIIAFLVRREMDLYDAIVLAEMYRERWGIENAFRSLEEFRIKTRTCDVRKELVLVLLSYLLLNVWFLIRSWRKVKLWEFSVSLSNLLDREVRVEQERAFREVKTSFPQTPANPMHLLPAT from the coding sequence ATGAAACATGAGAATACAACTAAACCGGCGAAGTTCAACCGGGACTTCGCCAGGTCCGCCCTCAAGATAATTTACTCGGTCCTCACTAAAATACTTTTCCCTGAGGAACTCCTCAGTGCCTTGCTTAAGGCGAGTGGGAGCTACTTGAGCAGGTTGGGAAAAGATGGGAGAAGAGCGTTGAGAAAGTTGAACGCGGTTCAAGTTGAGGACGTGAGGGATGCGTTGAGGAAGATGGGGAGGATGACGTTAAGGGGAGTCAGGGACAGGAGGGTAGCAGTGGACTTCCATGCCATACCTCAATACCACGCTGACAAGAGTTTCTTGAGTAGGATAAAGCCAACTAAGGGGACGTCGTGGGGACTGGTTCAAGCTGCGATCTTCCTCCTGGGGAGGACGAGGAGCTTCTTGGACGTGATCCCAGTGACCGTGAAGAACGTAGCTGAAGGTTTCAAGGCGGTGATGGAGGTAATCGTGAAGGAGTTGGAGGAGGACAAGCTGAGGCTCGTCATGGTCTTCGCGGACAGGGAGTTCGCGGTGAACGAAGTGATTAGGTTCCTCTTGGAGTTGGGCTTGGACTTCGTCATATCTGCCAAGGCCCAGATGTACAAGAAGTACAAGGGGATGTTGCAAGATGTGGATGTGAGTTTTAGCGGAGTTAGATATACTGGATTTCTCTGCGTGAGACATGGGAGTGGAGCTTATCTCATTATTCTGAGGAAGGAAGACGGCAAGATTATTGCCTTCCTCGTGAGGAGGGAGATGGATCTTTATGATGCCATAGTCCTTGCCGAGATGTACAGGGAGAGGTGGGGGATAGAGAACGCCTTCCGCTCCCTTGAGGAGTTCAGAATCAAGACTAGGACTTGTGACGTGAGGAAGGAATTGGTTCTCGTTCTGCTTTCCTATCTTCTCTTGAATGTCTGGTTCTTGATCCGTTCTTGGAGGAAGGTAAAGTTGTGGGAGTTCTCGGTCTCCCTCTCGAATCTCCTCGATCGGGAGGTAAGAGTGGAACAAGAACGCGCGTTCCGTGAAGTGAAGACGTCATTCCCCCAGACTCCAGCTAACCCTATGCACCTCCTTCCAGCTACGTGA
- the cas4 gene encoding CRISPR-associated protein Cas4 produces the protein MVSVTDLKDYSLCKVIPWIRKKMGWKEPITNSQRIAKNVNLKEIVRDFPEPKYYEVHLRDKDSGLNGIVDVLTEDSVIEIKAFYRRFYNHFRIQLLAYAYLAERNGFRVRNTVLLMNKERKINIEVRKEHVEYIGKVVNELVESLEDDSPPVVNPSPLLCKACQYRRVCSVSVLL, from the coding sequence ATGGTTAGTGTAACGGATTTAAAAGACTATTCCTTATGTAAGGTCATACCTTGGATAAGGAAGAAAATGGGATGGAAAGAGCCAATAACGAATAGTCAGAGGATAGCTAAGAACGTGAATTTAAAGGAGATTGTGAGGGACTTTCCCGAACCTAAATATTACGAAGTTCATTTGAGGGATAAGGATAGCGGATTGAATGGAATTGTTGACGTTCTAACTGAAGATAGCGTAATAGAGATTAAGGCGTTCTATAGAAGGTTCTACAATCACTTCAGGATACAGTTGTTAGCTTATGCTTACTTAGCTGAGAGAAACGGTTTTAGGGTTAGGAACACTGTGTTATTGATGAATAAGGAGAGGAAGATAAACATCGAGGTTAGGAAAGAACACGTTGAGTATATAGGTAAGGTAGTTAACGAGTTGGTTGAGAGCTTAGAAGATGATAGTCCTCCAGTTGTTAATCCCTCACCTCTGTTGTGTAAGGCTTGCCAGTACAGAAGGGTTTGCTCAGTTAGTGTTTTGCTATGA
- the cas2 gene encoding CRISPR-associated endonuclease Cas2: MKLLVVYDVSDDSKRNKLANNLKKLGLERIQRSAFEGDIDSQRVKDLVRVVKLIVDTNTDIVHIIPLGIRDWERRIVIGREGLEEWLV, encoded by the coding sequence TTGAAATTATTGGTAGTATATGACGTTTCCGATGACAGTAAGAGAAATAAACTAGCCAATAATTTGAAGAAACTGGGATTGGAGAGGATTCAGAGAAGTGCCTTTGAGGGTGATATTGACAGTCAAAGGGTTAAGGATTTAGTCAGAGTTGTTAAGCTAATAGTTGACACAAATACTGACATAGTTCACATAATCCCTTTAGGCATAAGGGATTGGGAGAGGAGGATTGTAATAGGTAGGGAGGGATTAGAGGAATGGTTAGTGTAA
- the cas1 gene encoding CRISPR-associated endonuclease Cas1: MISVRTLVISEYGAYVYVKKNMLVIKKGDKKVEISPSEVDEILITVSCSISTSALSLALTHGISVMFLNSRETPWGILLPSIVTETVKTKKAQYEAIVVRKDNRYGEEIISSKIYNQSVHLKYWARVTGTKNDYKELLDKDEPAAARVYWQNISQLLPKDIGFDGRDVDGTDQFNMALNYSYAILYNTIFKYLVIAGLDPYLGFIHKDRPGNESLVYDFSEMFKPYIDFLLVRALRSGFRLKVKGGLIEENSRGDLAKLIRKGMEENVKEESDHNPKTLIQAIRAHAVKLASSIREGKEYRGFKLVM; this comes from the coding sequence GTGATAAGCGTGAGGACTTTAGTAATATCTGAATACGGTGCATATGTTTACGTCAAGAAGAACATGTTAGTGATAAAGAAAGGTGATAAGAAGGTTGAGATTTCGCCTTCTGAAGTCGACGAAATACTGATAACTGTGTCTTGTTCGATTTCAACTAGTGCCCTATCGTTAGCCTTAACTCATGGTATAAGCGTTATGTTCTTGAACTCTAGGGAGACTCCTTGGGGGATATTATTACCTTCTATCGTAACTGAGACTGTTAAGACCAAGAAGGCTCAATACGAGGCAATTGTAGTAAGGAAGGACAATAGATACGGAGAGGAGATTATAAGTTCAAAGATTTACAACCAAAGTGTACACTTAAAGTATTGGGCTAGGGTAACTGGAACTAAGAACGATTACAAGGAGTTGTTGGATAAGGATGAACCGGCTGCTGCTAGAGTGTATTGGCAGAACATATCTCAACTGCTACCCAAGGATATTGGATTTGACGGTAGAGATGTGGATGGGACTGACCAATTTAATATGGCATTGAACTACTCTTACGCAATACTTTATAACACAATTTTCAAATATCTGGTTATAGCTGGGTTAGACCCCTACCTAGGCTTTATACACAAAGATAGACCTGGAAATGAGAGTCTAGTTTACGATTTCTCAGAAATGTTTAAACCATACATTGACTTCTTATTAGTTAGGGCTCTCAGAAGTGGTTTTAGGTTAAAGGTTAAGGGGGGTTTAATAGAGGAGAACAGTAGGGGAGATTTGGCTAAGTTGATAAGGAAGGGAATGGAAGAGAACGTTAAGGAGGAGAGTGATCATAATCCAAAAACATTGATACAAGCAATAAGGGCTCATGCGGTAAAGTTGGCGTCAAGTATAAGGGAGGGGAAGGAGTATAGGGGTTTCAAGTTGGTGATGTGA
- the cas4a gene encoding type I-A CRISPR-associated protein Cas4/Csa1, translating to MRSQIVRQLRRLHSYRASDPIEEELRGWNYYMPPIKPRRYLGLSISDVAYKYCETKRDVYLRKVLKIQGEQRTPLLLGQAIHEIVRNVSNEVVKLLSSGYKPWSVLETLFRNNKIVRSLCPPQFIKYCEEVYKAYALDLLSDFSDSTSFIPVISEFKVDGSPLGLSSRLSVDAIMQLSLVVEMKVGSVQEFHRLALAGYGMALESALELPIDFGALIYVNGINTSSPEFKVEVFYVSPDMRKEFLDARDEVIDMISQEKDPGMPVSCSPSCPFLNYCNNNKR from the coding sequence GTGAGGTCGCAGATAGTTAGACAGCTACGAAGACTCCACTCATATAGGGCCTCAGACCCTATTGAGGAGGAGCTTCGGGGGTGGAACTATTATATGCCTCCGATAAAGCCTAGACGTTATCTAGGTCTCTCAATATCTGACGTTGCCTACAAATACTGCGAGACCAAGAGAGATGTGTACTTGAGAAAGGTCTTAAAAATACAAGGGGAACAAAGAACTCCACTGCTCTTAGGTCAAGCAATTCACGAGATAGTTAGGAACGTATCAAATGAGGTTGTTAAGCTCCTTTCCTCTGGCTATAAGCCATGGAGTGTGCTAGAAACATTGTTTAGGAACAACAAGATCGTTAGAAGTTTATGTCCCCCACAGTTCATCAAGTATTGCGAGGAAGTTTACAAGGCTTACGCTTTGGACTTGTTGAGCGACTTCTCAGACTCCACTTCATTCATACCGGTAATAAGCGAATTCAAGGTAGATGGTAGCCCCTTGGGGTTATCCTCTAGGTTATCGGTTGACGCGATAATGCAGCTTTCCTTAGTAGTGGAAATGAAGGTAGGAAGCGTGCAGGAATTCCACAGATTAGCCTTAGCTGGATACGGTATGGCTTTAGAGAGCGCTCTAGAACTTCCGATTGACTTCGGTGCCTTAATCTACGTTAATGGGATTAACACTAGCTCCCCAGAGTTTAAGGTAGAGGTCTTTTACGTTTCTCCTGACATGAGGAAGGAGTTCTTGGACGCTAGGGATGAGGTTATTGACATGATAAGTCAAGAGAAGGATCCCGGAATGCCGGTTTCTTGCTCCCCCTCTTGTCCTTTCCTAAACTATTGTAATAATAATAAGAGGTGA